A segment of the Coriobacteriia bacterium genome:
CAACTGAGTCACTTACGGTCTTCGCCGGCTCACACGCCATCTTGACCGGGGAGCGCGATGCGGTCGCATATGCGCTTCGAGAGATGCACGCCGCGGGCGAGCAGCGCGCGATCCTGGTTTTCGACGACACCACAGGCGAGCAGATTGACATCGACTTGCGGGAAGGGTCAGCATCTGGCCCCCCGCCCAGCAGCGAGGAGCCGGTGCAACGTCGCCCCGGGCGTCCCAAGCTCGGCGTGGTGGCGCGCGAGGTCACGCTGCTTCCGCGCCACTGGGAGTGGCTCAATGCTCAGCCGGGCGGGGCGTCTGTCGCGTTGCGCAAGCTCGTGGAGGGCGCGCGCCGTGAGAACGTCGACACTGACCGCGCGCGGCGTTCTCAGGAAGCGGCATTTCGATTCATGACGGCGATTGCGGGAAACGAGCCGGGATTCGAGGAGGCTTGTCGCGCGCTGTACGCAGGAGACAGGCGAGTGTTCAACTCGCACGCCGCCTCATGGCCCCCGGATGTCGGTGACTATGCTAGGAGACTCGCGGGTGATGCCTTCGCGACAGCTAGCATCGTCCAGGCTTGATCGTGTGTGTCCAACAAGCGCATCGAGCTGAACGCCAGAAGGTAGAATCCTCCTGAAGGCGTTTCGTCGTCTGCTCATGCCTAACACGTTAGACAGCACCGCAAATCGCGTGAGGGCCACGCGCCGACGACGGGGGCCACGGGTGACGGATCCATCAATCGCTGGCGTGATATCTCTGTGTCTGTTCGTGAGCACCGTAGCTGTCGGTCTGGCTGGAGCAGACAAGCCGCCGCCACTCGGCTTCCTTTGGCTTGTCGGTGTACTTGCTGCTGCGTGCCTGTTCGCATTCCGCAGGCTGAAGCGGCATCTCGGATCGCGCCGCGAAGGTCGTTTGGGTCAGACTCGCCGCATTGCCGTTGAGGGAGCTGCAGCGGGGCTCGGAATAGCCGTTGTGCTCTTGCTGATGGGTGGCCGAGCGCAGGAGGTGAGTGTGAGCATCGTGGATCGCGCGATCGGCCTGCTCGTCTTCTCAGCGGCTGGCAGCGTCGTGGCACTCGTGGGATGGCTCGGTGCGGCACAGCTCCAGTCACACTTCAATCGGAGTCGACAGTCGCCACCTGTCTAACAGAAGCAGCGTGCAGAGCGCCAGGGGATAGAATCGGCGAGGACAGGCATCGGGCGACTGCTCATGCCTAACACCTTAGCCGGATACCTGTCGCTGAAGGCGGGAGGCACTGTGTGACCTCGTCGGTCTCGGTCTACCTCGAAGTCGGCAACGAGCTGACTCACGCCACCGCGGTCGACTGGCCGGGGTGGTCCCGCAGTGGGCGCGATGAGGCGTCGGCGCTGCAGACGCTATTCGACTTCGCGCCACGATATGCGGCGGTTCTTGAGTCCCAGGGACTGTCCTTCGCACCGCCGGCGCGCATTGCTGACCTCACCGTACTCGGTCGCCTTCCCGGAAGCGCGACGTCTGACTTCGGCATTCCTGCCTCAGTCCTGCCGGGCGATGAGCTGCCGCTGGACGCCGGGCAGCTCGCCTTCGGCGAGTCGGTGATGAAGGGATGCTGGTGGGCGCTTGACCACGCGGAGGCCATGGCGACAGGCCAGGCACTCCGCAAAGGCCCCAGGGGTGGCGGTCGATCCCTCGGTGGTGTCATCAAGCATGTGCGCGAGGTCGAACTCGCCTACGCCAACGCCATAGGCGTCAAGGTGCTCGGCGACTTGCGTGAGGAGAGCGCCGTTCGGGATGAACTGCTGTGCGGCCTGCGGGCGGTGG
Coding sequences within it:
- a CDS encoding DUF2239 family protein, whose protein sequence is MPTESLTVFAGSHAILTGERDAVAYALREMHAAGEQRAILVFDDTTGEQIDIDLREGSASGPPPSSEEPVQRRPGRPKLGVVAREVTLLPRHWEWLNAQPGGASVALRKLVEGARRENVDTDRARRSQEAAFRFMTAIAGNEPGFEEACRALYAGDRRVFNSHAASWPPDVGDYARRLAGDAFATASIVQA